The following coding sequences are from one Nicotiana tomentosiformis chromosome 3, ASM39032v3, whole genome shotgun sequence window:
- the LOC138908513 gene encoding uncharacterized protein has protein sequence MNEVDAPCLFNEVQQALNRASVLHHETFLRYRDELSQLEAKAKELTEKRSLYKLLSVQREGEIKSLQAELDMAQKEHADMLEQVKILEISDYELDTASNVQNPQVQQKIDRVDQLRAQMDEVKAMAEEWKAKMDRLASEKETSQEKLALAESQLRSMKEKIEARSQKIKELKSQLSSVVADRETFTKELKAASE, from the exons ATGAATGAGGTAGACGCACCATGCCTGTTCAATGAAGTacaacaggcgctgaaccgg gcctcggtgctccATCATGAGACCTTCCTCCGGTACCGGGATGAGCTGAGCCAACTCGAGGCCAAAGCCAAAGAGCTTACTGAGAAAAGAAGCCTGTATAAACTTCTCAGCGTGCAGCGGGAGGGTGAAATCAAGAGCCTTCAAGCCGAGTTGGATATGGCTCAGAAAGAACATGCCGACATGTTGGAACAGGTAAAAATCCTTGAAATTAGTGATTATGAGTTAGACACGGCGTCTAACGTTCAAAATCcacaggtccaacagaagattgaTCGGGTTGACCAGCTCCGGGCTCAGATGGACGAAGTCAAGGCCATGGCTGAGGAGTGGAAGGCAAAGATGGACCGGTTGGCTTCTGAAAAGGAAACATCCCAGGAGAAATTGGCCTTGGCGGAGTCCCAACTTCGATCGATGAAGGAGAAAATAGAGGCACGGTCCCAGAAAATTAAGGAGCTCAAGTCCCAACTGAGCTCGGTTGTTGCCGATCGGGAGACATTCACCAAGGAGCTTAAAGCAGCAAGTGAGTGA
- the LOC138908514 gene encoding uncharacterized protein has product MKADQRHATLKLISVYIIDNLRDPRFEVTLAFVMAEMQKLHGLDISYHKAWRAIQHASGLIRGTPEENYELLSSYLYMMKSKNPGTYTNIKIDDNNRFLYMFYAYGSSIDGWNHCRPVIVVDATFLKSKYRGVLMISVSKDANN; this is encoded by the exons ATGAAAGCTGATCAAAGGCATGCAACTTTAAAGTTGATTAGTGTTTACATTATTGATAATCTTCGAGACCCAAGGTTTGAAGTTACACTAGCCTTTGTCATGGCAGAAATGCAAAAATTGCATGGACTAGACATTAGTTATCACAAGGCGTGGCGTGCTATTCAACATGCTTCAGGTTTAATAAGAGGAACTCCTGAAGAGAATTATGAATTATTGTCTTCATACTTGTATATGATGAAAAGTAAAAACCCGGGCACATACACTAATATAAAGATAGACGACAATAACAG GTttctttatatgttttatgcATATGGATCATCAATAGATGGTTGGAATCATTGTAGACCAGTGATTGTTGTTGATGCAACGTTTTTGAAGTCAAAATATCGTGGTGTTTTAATGATTTCAGTTTCAAAGGATGCAAATAACTAA